Proteins from a single region of Corynebacterium pseudogenitalium:
- the groL gene encoding chaperonin GroEL (60 kDa chaperone family; promotes refolding of misfolded polypeptides especially under stressful conditions; forms two stacked rings of heptamers to form a barrel-shaped 14mer; ends can be capped by GroES; misfolded proteins enter the barrel where they are refolded when GroES binds): MAKLIAFHQEAREGIKKGVDTLADTVKVTLGPRGRNVVLSKSWGGPTVTNDGVTIARDIDLEEPFENLGAQLVKSVAVKTNDIAGDGTTTATLLAQALVTEGLRNVAAGANPIQLNKGIQAAAEKVIEELKSRATEVSSSAEIANVATVSSRDPEVGEMVAGAMDKVGKDGVVTVEESQTIDSFVDVTEGVSFDKGFLSPYFMTDPDAGQAVLENARVLLVRNKISSLPDFLPLLEKVAEASVPLLIIAEDVDGEPLQTLVVNTLRKSLKVVAVKSPYFGERRKAFMDDLAVVTNATVIDPEVGMALKDATLDDLGSVRRVTVTKDDTVLVDGAGSAEDVEERRNQIRRDIEATDSTWDKEKMEERLAKLSGGVAVIRVGAATETEVNERKLRVEDAINAARAAVEEGIIAGGGSALVQIARDLEEYAESFEGEQKTGVLAVARALVKPAFWIADNAGLDGSVVVSKIADMANDEGFNAATMEYGNLVEQGIIDPVKVTHSAVVNACSVARMVLTTEVSVVNKPEEAEEHAHGHAH; encoded by the coding sequence ATGGCAAAACTTATTGCATTTCATCAGGAGGCCCGCGAAGGCATCAAGAAGGGTGTTGACACTTTGGCGGATACCGTCAAGGTCACTCTTGGCCCGCGTGGCCGAAACGTTGTGCTTTCGAAGTCGTGGGGTGGCCCGACCGTTACCAACGACGGTGTGACGATCGCCCGCGACATCGACCTCGAGGAGCCGTTTGAGAACCTCGGTGCGCAGCTGGTGAAATCCGTCGCCGTGAAGACGAACGACATCGCCGGTGACGGCACCACGACCGCGACGCTGCTCGCGCAGGCGCTGGTCACCGAGGGGCTGCGCAACGTTGCCGCTGGTGCGAACCCGATCCAGCTCAACAAGGGCATCCAGGCTGCGGCTGAGAAGGTCATCGAGGAGCTGAAGTCGCGTGCGACGGAGGTTTCTTCGTCCGCCGAGATTGCCAACGTTGCCACCGTTTCCTCCCGCGACCCTGAGGTCGGCGAGATGGTTGCCGGTGCGATGGACAAGGTCGGCAAGGACGGCGTCGTCACCGTCGAGGAGTCCCAGACGATCGACTCGTTCGTCGACGTCACCGAGGGTGTCTCCTTCGACAAGGGCTTCCTGTCGCCGTACTTTATGACGGACCCTGACGCCGGCCAGGCGGTGCTGGAAAACGCCCGCGTGCTGCTGGTCCGTAACAAGATTTCCTCGCTGCCGGACTTCCTTCCGCTGCTGGAAAAGGTTGCGGAGGCATCCGTCCCGCTGCTGATCATCGCCGAGGACGTCGACGGTGAGCCGCTGCAGACGCTCGTGGTGAACACGCTGCGCAAGTCCCTGAAGGTTGTCGCCGTGAAGTCGCCGTACTTCGGCGAGCGCCGCAAGGCCTTTATGGATGATTTGGCTGTAGTGACCAATGCGACGGTCATCGACCCTGAGGTTGGCATGGCGCTCAAGGACGCCACGCTGGATGACCTTGGCTCGGTGCGCCGCGTCACCGTGACCAAGGACGACACCGTGCTTGTCGACGGCGCCGGTTCCGCCGAGGACGTCGAGGAGCGTCGCAACCAGATCCGCCGCGACATCGAGGCGACGGACTCCACCTGGGACAAGGAGAAGATGGAGGAGCGCCTGGCGAAGCTGTCGGGTGGCGTCGCCGTCATCCGCGTCGGTGCCGCGACTGAGACCGAGGTCAACGAGCGCAAGCTGCGCGTCGAGGACGCCATCAACGCTGCCCGCGCGGCAGTCGAAGAGGGCATTATCGCCGGTGGCGGTTCCGCACTGGTCCAGATCGCACGCGACCTGGAGGAATACGCGGAGTCCTTCGAGGGCGAGCAGAAGACTGGCGTGTTGGCGGTTGCCCGCGCGCTGGTGAAGCCGGCGTTCTGGATTGCGGACAACGCTGGGCTGGACGGCTCAGTTGTTGTGTCGAAGATCGCAGACATGGCGAACGACGAAGGCTTCAACGCCGCAACGATGGAGTACGGCAACCTGGTTGAGCAGGGCATCATTGACCCTGTGAAGGTGACGCACTCCGCGGTTGTCAACGCTTGCTCGGTAGCCCGCATGGTGCTGACCACGGAGGTTTCTGTGGTGAACAAGCCGGAAGAAGCTGAGGAACACGCACACGGTCACGCGCACTAA
- the tsaB gene encoding tRNA (adenosine(37)-N6)-threonylcarbamoyltransferase complex dimerization subunit type 1 TsaB has product MLTLALDTATHDLVVGVGEQQSRRVDAQRVIRTRSHNELLVPTVNELLAEAGCTYGALEAVVVGVGPGPFTGLRVGMATASAFGQALGVPVYGVCTHDAIAAEAGDTTGKSVLVVTDARRREVYWSLYRDGQRVDGPHVSAASAIDVEGDAVDLLVVPEALRETVTVAAGEVRDLAPGVRGLLAACDPSDTPEPLTPLYLRRPDAVPPKPRPRSAALPDIKL; this is encoded by the coding sequence ATGCTGACGCTGGCGCTCGATACAGCCACGCACGACCTCGTTGTCGGCGTGGGCGAGCAACAGTCGCGCCGCGTGGATGCACAGCGGGTAATCAGAACCCGCTCGCATAACGAACTTTTGGTCCCCACTGTCAACGAACTACTGGCGGAAGCGGGCTGCACCTACGGTGCGCTCGAAGCCGTCGTCGTTGGCGTGGGGCCTGGCCCGTTTACGGGGCTTCGCGTAGGCATGGCCACCGCGTCCGCCTTCGGGCAGGCGCTGGGGGTGCCGGTGTACGGGGTCTGCACCCACGACGCCATCGCCGCGGAAGCCGGGGACACCACCGGGAAAAGCGTGCTAGTGGTCACTGATGCGCGCCGCCGCGAGGTGTACTGGAGCCTCTACCGTGACGGACAGCGCGTCGACGGCCCACACGTCAGCGCTGCCAGCGCGATCGACGTCGAGGGCGACGCGGTGGACCTCCTCGTTGTCCCAGAAGCGCTGCGTGAGACTGTGACTGTCGCGGCTGGTGAGGTACGCGATCTCGCGCCGGGTGTTCGCGGCTTGCTCGCCGCGTGCGATCCATCAGATACGCCGGAGCCACTCACACCGCTGTACCTGCGCCGCCCGGACGCCGTGCCGCCGAAGCCGCGCCCGCGCTCTGCTGCGCTGCCGGACATCAAACTGTGA
- a CDS encoding dienelactone hydrolase family protein — protein sequence MSAKLKKLAELSKRGPHKVLEGDLGYTGLPGKVYTPAEGKNLPAVAFGHDWRQSVDDYHGTLRHLASWGIAVAAPDTEKGWRPDHAGFAADLETALQILTGVRLGNGKISIHPQRLGVVGHGMGGGAAVLTAAENPKVQAVAAIYPANVAPSAVEAARRALRPGLIIGPGEDGDSLFDPGNPAKLAYNWAGEVAYRSVKKGEQQSFSEDSLTKRLLGLGKSSASLQTTVRGLLTGFLLHQLAGEKKYSSYSEPDAEGKNVTSYTGEDLAELAGLTKDDSLFSFF from the coding sequence GTGTCTGCGAAATTGAAGAAGTTAGCTGAACTGTCCAAACGAGGCCCACACAAGGTGCTAGAGGGCGATCTCGGGTACACCGGGTTGCCGGGCAAGGTGTACACGCCTGCAGAGGGCAAGAACCTCCCTGCCGTCGCCTTCGGCCACGACTGGCGCCAGAGTGTCGACGACTACCACGGTACACTTCGCCACCTGGCCAGTTGGGGCATTGCGGTCGCTGCGCCAGATACAGAAAAGGGGTGGCGCCCCGACCACGCTGGCTTCGCCGCCGATTTAGAAACCGCCCTGCAAATCCTGACTGGGGTGCGCCTCGGGAACGGCAAGATTAGCATCCACCCACAGCGCCTCGGCGTCGTTGGCCACGGCATGGGTGGCGGCGCTGCCGTACTCACCGCGGCAGAAAACCCGAAGGTGCAGGCAGTCGCCGCAATTTACCCGGCGAACGTGGCGCCCTCCGCAGTAGAGGCGGCCCGGCGCGCGCTTCGCCCAGGGCTCATCATCGGCCCCGGCGAGGACGGTGACTCGCTCTTCGATCCAGGCAACCCCGCCAAGCTCGCATACAACTGGGCAGGCGAGGTGGCCTACCGCAGCGTCAAGAAAGGCGAGCAGCAGAGCTTCTCGGAGGACTCACTGACCAAGCGCCTGCTCGGCCTGGGCAAGTCGAGCGCCTCCCTGCAGACCACAGTGCGCGGCCTGCTCACCGGGTTCCTCCTGCACCAGCTAGCCGGGGAGAAGAAGTACTCCTCCTACTCCGAGCCGGACGCCGAAGGAAAGAACGTCACGTCCTATACCGGTGAGGACCTCGCTGAGCTGGCGGGCCTCACCAAGGATGACAGCCTCTTCTCATTCTTCTAA
- the tsaD gene encoding tRNA (adenosine(37)-N6)-threonylcarbamoyltransferase complex transferase subunit TsaD has translation MIVAGIESSCDETAVGIVDVHSDGTMEILANQVASSMEQHARFGGVVPEIASRAHLEVMPQVMAAALEEAGIDAPDVVAATIGPGLAGALLVGASAAKAYAAAWGVPFYAVNHLGGHVAVANLEGQERLPHSVALLVSGGHTQLLEVEAVGKPMRELGSTLDDAAGEAYDKVSRLLGLGYPGGPVIDRLAAKGNPDAIPFPRALSKADDLRGEHRFDFSFSGLKTAVARYVEKAEREGWVVNVEDVCASFQEAVCDVLVRKALLALEETGAKTLLLGGGVAANSRLRGLAQERCEKAGVELRVPRFGLCTDNGVMIAALAGQLIHEGAKPSELSVATDTSLEVEIPLVHQ, from the coding sequence ATGATTGTTGCCGGGATTGAGTCATCGTGCGACGAGACGGCCGTTGGCATTGTCGACGTCCACTCCGACGGCACCATGGAGATCCTTGCGAACCAGGTGGCGTCTTCGATGGAGCAGCACGCACGCTTTGGTGGCGTGGTGCCCGAGATCGCGTCGCGTGCCCACCTTGAGGTGATGCCACAAGTGATGGCCGCGGCACTGGAAGAGGCCGGTATCGATGCCCCGGACGTGGTTGCGGCGACGATCGGGCCTGGTCTTGCCGGTGCGCTGCTGGTCGGCGCGTCCGCTGCGAAGGCCTACGCGGCGGCGTGGGGTGTGCCGTTTTACGCCGTGAACCACTTGGGTGGGCACGTGGCGGTGGCGAACCTGGAGGGCCAGGAGCGGCTCCCGCACTCGGTGGCACTGCTGGTCTCTGGTGGGCATACGCAGTTGTTGGAGGTTGAGGCCGTTGGCAAGCCGATGCGCGAGCTTGGCTCCACCCTTGATGACGCCGCCGGCGAGGCCTACGACAAGGTCTCGCGCCTGCTTGGGCTTGGCTACCCGGGCGGCCCGGTCATCGACCGCTTGGCAGCGAAGGGTAACCCGGATGCGATTCCGTTCCCGCGCGCGCTCAGTAAGGCCGACGATCTGCGGGGCGAGCACCGCTTCGACTTCTCGTTCTCCGGCTTGAAGACTGCCGTAGCGCGCTACGTGGAAAAGGCGGAGCGCGAAGGCTGGGTGGTCAACGTGGAGGACGTGTGCGCGTCGTTCCAGGAGGCGGTGTGCGACGTACTCGTGCGCAAGGCGCTGCTGGCACTGGAGGAGACCGGTGCGAAGACGCTGTTGCTCGGCGGCGGGGTGGCGGCGAACAGTCGCCTGCGAGGACTTGCCCAAGAACGTTGCGAGAAGGCTGGCGTGGAGCTGCGTGTACCGCGCTTCGGGCTGTGCACCGATAACGGCGTGATGATCGCGGCGTTGGCGGGCCAGCTCATCCATGAGGGGGCCAAGCCTTCGGAGCTGTCCGTGGCGACGGATACGTCGTTGGAAGTGGAGATCCCGCTCGTTCACCAGTAA
- a CDS encoding sigma-70 family RNA polymerase sigma factor produces the protein MSGIDTDDVNAQLAQLLPAAQSGDDRATQRVVALIYPFVLRYARARIGGGRTPTPEDVTQDVCFAVVKALSTYKDQGKPFMAFVYGIAFNKVTDAHRSYARDRMLPTEDIPDGVSQEADPEGYALDVDASNKMRELLDVLNEKARNIIILRVFVGLSAEETAEIVGGTAGSVRVAQHRALARLREALEEEESAK, from the coding sequence ATGAGCGGTATAGATACTGATGACGTGAATGCGCAGCTTGCGCAACTGCTGCCTGCTGCACAGTCCGGTGATGATCGGGCGACGCAGCGCGTCGTTGCGCTCATTTATCCATTTGTGCTGCGCTACGCCCGCGCCCGCATTGGCGGTGGGCGCACCCCGACCCCGGAAGACGTTACGCAGGACGTGTGCTTTGCAGTAGTCAAGGCGCTCAGTACCTATAAGGACCAGGGTAAGCCGTTCATGGCATTCGTGTACGGGATTGCATTTAATAAGGTGACGGATGCGCACCGCAGCTATGCGCGAGACCGAATGCTGCCTACCGAAGATATCCCCGATGGGGTATCGCAAGAGGCGGATCCAGAGGGATATGCGCTGGATGTCGACGCGAGTAACAAAATGCGCGAGCTGCTCGATGTACTCAATGAGAAGGCGCGAAATATCATTATTCTTCGCGTATTTGTTGGCCTTTCGGCGGAAGAAACAGCAGAGATTGTTGGCGGGACAGCTGGGTCGGTTCGTGTCGCACAGCACCGTGCCCTGGCTCGCCTGCGTGAGGCCCTTGAAGAAGAGGAGTCTGCGAAATGA
- the alr gene encoding alanine racemase gives MNALKLRIDLAAIAHNTRQMRRQAGGARLMCVVKADAYNHGAAKCVPIMEANGADAFGCATIAEAASVAKLTSKPVMAWLWAPGEELVEGIEMGVPSLAHLRALIDAPFVPTVHLMIDTGMNRSGVDEEQWPELFAMAAEAQQAGQIRVAGLMSHFACADNPADPYTDRQLATFREALNQAHEAGLEDLVNHVANSPATWTRDDARFEQIRPGIGLYGLEAIDGTDNGLRPAMSWVATVTAVKPIRAGDPVSYSGTWTAPEDGFTAVVPAGYADGVMRIWQDRMDVTIDGARYPQVGRVCMDQIVVWLGANEAGVAPGDEAVLFGAGGVSADEFALRANTIHYEVLCAPKGRTVREYGGRRVCETREETQALGRELGETLRAGDVVILDGPLGAGKTTLTQGIAEGMQVKGRVTSPTFTIAREHRAKEAEGASLIHVDAYRLLGEGSSGDPLGELDALDLESELDRSVVVAEWGGDLAAHIASEYLLVTIDRTTLVEQDEDSEGRIITWRWVHTE, from the coding sequence ATGAACGCTTTAAAACTTCGCATTGACCTGGCGGCGATTGCCCACAACACGAGGCAGATGCGCCGTCAGGCTGGTGGCGCGCGCTTGATGTGCGTGGTGAAGGCGGATGCCTATAACCACGGCGCGGCGAAGTGCGTCCCCATCATGGAGGCGAACGGTGCGGATGCGTTCGGCTGCGCGACGATCGCGGAGGCGGCTAGTGTGGCGAAGCTGACGTCGAAACCCGTGATGGCGTGGCTGTGGGCTCCGGGGGAGGAGCTGGTGGAGGGCATTGAGATGGGTGTGCCGAGTCTTGCGCACCTGCGCGCGCTTATTGACGCCCCCTTCGTCCCCACCGTGCATCTGATGATCGACACGGGGATGAACCGCTCGGGCGTAGATGAGGAACAGTGGCCGGAGCTGTTCGCGATGGCCGCCGAGGCGCAACAGGCCGGTCAGATCCGTGTGGCCGGGCTGATGAGCCATTTTGCGTGCGCGGATAACCCAGCGGACCCGTACACGGACCGGCAGCTGGCGACGTTCCGTGAAGCGCTCAACCAGGCGCACGAGGCGGGGCTAGAGGACCTGGTGAACCACGTGGCGAACTCGCCGGCGACGTGGACGAGGGACGACGCCCGCTTTGAACAGATCCGTCCCGGGATTGGCCTGTACGGGTTGGAAGCAATCGACGGCACCGACAACGGGCTGCGGCCCGCGATGAGCTGGGTCGCAACAGTGACCGCGGTCAAACCGATCCGCGCGGGGGATCCGGTGAGCTACTCAGGGACATGGACTGCGCCCGAGGACGGGTTTACCGCCGTGGTGCCCGCCGGCTACGCGGACGGCGTGATGCGCATCTGGCAGGACCGGATGGACGTCACCATTGACGGAGCCCGCTACCCCCAGGTGGGTCGGGTGTGCATGGATCAGATTGTGGTGTGGCTGGGCGCAAACGAAGCCGGTGTCGCGCCGGGCGATGAAGCGGTACTTTTTGGCGCCGGCGGCGTGAGTGCGGACGAGTTCGCGCTGCGGGCGAACACCATTCACTACGAGGTGCTGTGTGCACCGAAAGGACGGACAGTGCGGGAGTACGGTGGCAGGCGCGTATGCGAGACGCGCGAGGAAACGCAAGCGTTGGGGCGTGAGCTGGGGGAGACTTTGCGCGCCGGGGACGTGGTGATTCTCGACGGCCCGCTCGGCGCCGGGAAAACCACGCTGACGCAGGGCATTGCCGAAGGGATGCAGGTCAAGGGGCGTGTGACGAGCCCAACCTTCACCATCGCCAGGGAACACCGCGCGAAGGAGGCGGAGGGGGCGTCGTTAATTCATGTCGATGCCTACCGCCTGTTGGGGGAGGGCAGCTCTGGCGACCCGCTGGGTGAGCTCGATGCTCTCGACCTTGAGTCGGAGCTCGACCGCAGCGTCGTGGTGGCCGAGTGGGGTGGTGATCTCGCAGCTCACATCGCCAGTGAATACCTTTTGGTCACCATTGACCGCACCACGCTCGTGGAGCAAGACGAAGACAGTGAGGGCCGCATCATCACATGGCGGTGGGTGCACACAGAATAG
- a CDS encoding GAP family protein → MLGALSFAFIDSINVLLIGVIVAVGVVASQAQRQYAKITALLIAGDWLGVASLAAVMLFVFDGLGPVVQTFVEGPIFGWLLIATGLLTAVLALRGGDNHALIERVMRPLRAPNALTVLTGFVLGIVQSATSMPFFGGLAVLSATGLDTATKYSFLVLYATVALSLPTLCALLVGWVRAKPDSVAGRGFAWARSHPDTVGLTATWVVSLLLGVVGVAHLL, encoded by the coding sequence ATGCTTGGAGCGTTGTCCTTTGCGTTTATTGATTCCATCAACGTGTTGTTGATCGGGGTCATCGTGGCAGTCGGCGTGGTCGCCTCCCAGGCGCAGCGGCAGTACGCGAAGATTACGGCGCTGCTCATTGCTGGCGACTGGCTTGGGGTGGCGAGTCTCGCGGCGGTGATGTTGTTCGTATTCGATGGCCTCGGTCCGGTGGTGCAAACGTTTGTCGAAGGCCCCATTTTCGGGTGGCTCCTCATCGCTACTGGTCTCCTGACCGCGGTGCTCGCGCTTCGCGGGGGAGACAACCACGCGTTGATTGAACGGGTGATGCGCCCGCTGCGAGCACCCAACGCGCTGACGGTGCTGACGGGGTTTGTGCTGGGGATCGTCCAATCGGCGACGTCGATGCCGTTCTTCGGCGGGCTTGCGGTGCTGTCTGCGACGGGTCTTGATACCGCGACGAAGTACAGCTTCCTGGTGCTCTACGCGACGGTCGCGCTGTCCCTACCCACGCTGTGCGCCCTGCTGGTCGGTTGGGTGCGGGCGAAGCCGGACTCGGTTGCTGGACGAGGTTTCGCGTGGGCGCGCTCACACCCGGATACGGTTGGTTTGACCGCGACGTGGGTGGTATCGCTGCTGCTAGGTGTAGTCGGCGTGGCGCATTTGCTGTGA
- the groES gene encoding co-chaperone GroES: MANVNIKPLEDKVLVQIAEAETTTASGLVIPDSAAEKPQEAVVIAVGPGRLDEQGKRIAVDVNEGDTVIFSKYGGTELKYNGEEYLLLSARDLLAVVEK, from the coding sequence ATGGCAAACGTCAACATCAAGCCACTGGAAGACAAGGTTCTGGTACAGATCGCTGAGGCGGAGACCACGACGGCATCCGGCCTGGTTATCCCTGATTCCGCTGCTGAGAAGCCACAGGAGGCAGTTGTTATCGCTGTCGGCCCTGGCCGCTTGGATGAGCAGGGCAAGCGCATTGCTGTCGACGTCAACGAGGGCGACACCGTGATCTTCTCCAAGTACGGCGGCACCGAGCTGAAGTACAACGGTGAAGAGTACTTGCTGCTTTCCGCTCGCGACCTGCTGGCCGTCGTCGAAAAGTAA
- the rimI gene encoding ribosomal protein S18-alanine N-acetyltransferase, producing the protein MNIRELTPSDADAVAALEAVLFAGETPWSREVLLTQFAQPYTFYIGAFDDEGAILGYAGLAMLGPRNDPEFEIHTIGVAPEVQRRGVGRELMDQLVHTADLLDGPMFLEVRTDNSAALGMYERYGFSVVGTRKNYYQPSGADAFSMMRPRKSEREQA; encoded by the coding sequence GTGAATATCCGGGAGCTCACACCCAGCGACGCAGACGCAGTCGCGGCGCTGGAGGCGGTGCTGTTCGCTGGCGAGACCCCGTGGTCGCGGGAGGTGCTGCTGACGCAGTTCGCGCAGCCGTACACGTTCTATATCGGCGCCTTCGACGACGAGGGCGCAATTCTGGGGTATGCGGGCCTTGCGATGCTGGGCCCGCGCAACGACCCGGAGTTCGAAATTCACACCATCGGCGTCGCGCCCGAGGTGCAGCGCCGCGGGGTGGGCAGGGAGCTGATGGACCAGCTCGTCCACACCGCCGACCTTCTCGACGGCCCGATGTTCCTCGAGGTGCGCACCGACAACTCCGCGGCGCTTGGCATGTATGAGCGCTACGGCTTTTCCGTGGTTGGCACCCGAAAGAATTATTATCAACCTTCTGGCGCGGACGCGTTTTCCATGATGCGTCCGCGGAAGAGCGAAAGGGAGCAGGCATGA